In a single window of the Candidatus Kryptoniota bacterium genome:
- a CDS encoding DEAD/DEAH box helicase: protein MKSPSFVLSGQITSLLEAQGITVATPVQEQIIPAIVGGQDVLAQSETGSGKTLSFAIPIIENINRKDGLRALVLVPTRELCNQVAGEFIKYSVGKHLGIVPVYGGVSINSQVSRLRTANIVVATPGRLIDLMNRNAIRLDSVKYFVCDEADRMLDMGFIKDVERIAAKLPSQHQTMLFSATVPKEIEKLAGKYLRNPKKVRLESTVKPIFLRQTYYRISPEGKAELLAGLLKQERNLAIVFCNRKHITVKLAKKLAGLDIHARPLNGNMSQPQREQVTEEFRNRKFTVLVATDVAARGLHIDNVSHVYNYEIPKDVESYTHRVGRTARAGEKGEAISLVGTEEEKKFFQQILFKYRGEIALKESGEIRTAAPRPPQPRQPEKKSGAPWKKRWHR, encoded by the coding sequence ATGAAATCACCATCTTTTGTGCTGAGCGGGCAAATCACATCTCTGCTCGAAGCACAGGGAATCACAGTAGCGACTCCGGTCCAGGAACAAATTATTCCCGCGATCGTTGGAGGGCAGGACGTCCTCGCGCAATCAGAAACGGGATCAGGCAAGACTCTCAGCTTTGCAATTCCGATAATTGAAAACATCAACCGAAAGGACGGCCTGCGGGCGCTCGTTCTCGTCCCGACTCGGGAATTGTGCAATCAAGTGGCGGGCGAATTTATAAAATATTCCGTCGGCAAACACCTTGGAATAGTGCCGGTTTACGGGGGAGTGTCTATCAACTCACAGGTTTCCAGGCTGCGGACCGCAAACATAGTGGTCGCAACACCTGGCAGACTGATCGACCTGATGAACAGGAACGCGATCAGGCTGGACTCGGTAAAGTACTTTGTATGCGACGAAGCCGACCGTATGCTCGACATGGGGTTCATAAAAGATGTCGAACGCATAGCTGCAAAACTCCCGTCGCAGCATCAGACAATGCTCTTCAGCGCGACGGTTCCTAAAGAGATCGAAAAACTGGCGGGCAAATATCTTCGCAATCCGAAGAAGGTCCGCCTTGAATCCACAGTGAAGCCGATATTCCTCAGACAAACCTACTACAGAATTTCCCCGGAGGGTAAAGCGGAGCTACTTGCAGGTCTCCTGAAACAGGAGAGGAACCTCGCGATTGTGTTCTGCAACAGGAAACACATCACTGTGAAGCTGGCGAAAAAGCTGGCAGGACTCGACATTCATGCTCGCCCATTGAACGGCAACATGTCACAGCCTCAGAGGGAACAGGTAACGGAGGAGTTCCGCAACCGGAAGTTCACGGTCCTTGTTGCGACCGACGTCGCTGCGCGCGGACTCCACATCGACAACGTTTCTCACGTGTACAATTACGAGATCCCGAAGGATGTCGAGTCTTACACTCACCGGGTCGGGCGGACCGCCCGCGCCGGCGAGAAGGGTGAGGCGATATCACTCGTGGGAACGGAAGAGGAGAAGAAATTCTTCCAGCAGATACTTTTCAAGTACAGGGGTGAAATAGCACTGAAGGAGTCGGGCGAAATCCGCACGGCAGCACCGCGGCCTCCTCAGCCCAGGCAGCCCGAGAAGAAATCCGGCGCACCCTGGAAGAAAAGATGGCACCGGTAG